A single Carassius carassius chromosome 3, fCarCar2.1, whole genome shotgun sequence DNA region contains:
- the ccnd1 gene encoding G1/S-specific cyclin-D1 — protein MEHQLFCCEVDTIRRAYQDSNLLNDRVLQTMLKAEENYLPSPNYFKCVQKEIVPKMRKIVATWMLEVCEEQKCEEEVFPLAMNYLDRFLSVEPTKKTRLQLLGATCMFLASKMKETVPLTAEKLCIYTDNSVRPSELLQMELLALNKLKWDLASVTPHDFIEHFLAKLPIHQSSKQILRKHAQTFVALCATDVNFIASPPSMIAAGSVAAAVQGLYLKSSDSCLSSQNLTNFLSQVIRSDPDCLRSCQEQIESLLESSLRQAQQQNISTETKRAEEDVDISCTPTDVRDINI, from the exons ATGGAGCACCAGCTGTTTTGCTGTGAAGTGGATACCATTAGAAGAGCTTACCAAGATAGCAACCTGTTGAATGACCGAGTCTTACAGACAATGCTCAAAGCAGAGGAAAACTACCTTCCATCACCAAATTATTTCAAGTGTGTTCAGAAAGAAATTGTACCTAAAATGAGGAAAATCGTCGCCACATGGATGCTCGAG GTCTGTGAAGAGCAGAAATGCGAAGAGGAAGTCTTTCCGCTGGCTATGAACTACCTGGACAGATTTTTATCTGTGGAGCCCACCAAAAAGACCAGATTACAGCTGTTAGGAGCAACTTGTATGTTTTTGGCCTCTAAGATGAAAGAGACCGTGCCATTAACAGCAGAGAAGTTGTGCATATACACGGACAACTCCGTCCGTCCCAGCGAATTATTG CAAATGGAACTGCTGGCGCTAAATAAACTCAAGTGGGATCTGGCCTCAGTGACACCACATGATTTCATTGAACATTTCCTAGCCAAACTCCCCATACATCAGAGCTCCAAGCAGATACTACGCAAGCACGCCCAGACATTTGTGGCCCTCTGTGCAACAG ATGTCAACTTCATCGCCAGCCCTCCGTCCATGATCGCGGCCGGCAGCGTTGCAGCAGCAGTGCAGGGGTTGTACCTCAAAAGCAGCGACAGTTGCCTCTCATCCCAGAACCTCACCAACTTCCTCTCACAAGTCATCAGAAGCGACCCT GACTGTCTGCGATCTTGTCAGGAACAGATCGAGTCCCTGCTGGAATCTAGTCTCAGACAAGCTCAGCAGCAGAACATCTCCACAGAGACCAAAAGAGCAGAGGAGGACGTGGACATCTCTTGCACTCCCACAGATGTCAGAGACATTAATATCTGA